A single window of Sulfurovum sp. UBA12169 DNA harbors:
- a CDS encoding multidrug transporter AcrB: protein MDAKNEYRVTDVAGKLAKGFLRNPLTAVLGVFLLLMGYLALSIMPREEDPQIAISGGAVIVAMPGASPKEIENIIINPLERKLREIRGIEHIYGMAMDNVGIVNVMYYIGEDREDSNLKLYDKVMQNMDEMPKGVMQPLIKPFDIDIDIPIVTVAFYPKADSQVDDVTLFNKVRNIQQKLNAIDNVAKTTLSGAHKAQYNVQVDIGKLSAYNLSLGQIMKAVQSVAVDVPDVKSRTHEGKLVIFGVENAIESVEDVGNVIVAQYMGSPIYLKDVAAVTKGIDIQNFKEAKILYKTEAGGAKITSLAKQITLTVAKLAGTNAVFVSEDVVKVLKAHEKEFSDAGIGYLVTRNYGHRANEAVNELMHHLIITIFIIAFMLVFALGWRESLIVTFTVPAILAITLFIAYLSGQTINRITLFAFLLSLGLLVDAAIIVIENIHRHLHSHEAESKEMDELLIEATDEIGAPTNIATLAIILTMVPMAFVGGMMGSFMKPIPYNVPVALLASLGVAYIFTPYLSLKLLKKPKAGDNHHKIQENKGEDQ, encoded by the coding sequence ATGGATGCTAAAAATGAATATCGAGTAACTGATGTTGCGGGAAAACTTGCCAAAGGGTTTTTGCGCAATCCTTTGACGGCTGTATTGGGTGTCTTTCTTTTGCTTATGGGATATTTGGCACTCAGTATCATGCCCAGAGAAGAGGATCCGCAAATTGCTATATCCGGAGGAGCAGTGATCGTGGCGATGCCGGGGGCATCGCCAAAAGAGATAGAAAATATTATCATTAATCCATTGGAAAGAAAACTCAGAGAGATTCGCGGAATAGAACATATTTATGGCATGGCTATGGATAATGTAGGGATTGTCAATGTTATGTATTATATAGGAGAAGACAGAGAAGACTCAAATCTGAAGCTGTATGATAAGGTAATGCAAAATATGGATGAGATGCCAAAAGGAGTAATGCAGCCTTTGATAAAACCGTTTGATATCGATATCGATATCCCTATCGTTACGGTGGCTTTTTATCCCAAGGCGGACTCGCAAGTAGATGATGTTACGCTTTTTAACAAAGTCAGAAATATACAGCAAAAATTAAATGCCATTGATAATGTAGCCAAAACTACCCTCAGCGGCGCCCATAAGGCACAGTACAATGTGCAGGTGGACATAGGAAAACTTTCGGCATACAATTTGTCTTTGGGGCAAATCATGAAAGCGGTGCAGTCTGTTGCTGTGGATGTGCCTGATGTAAAAAGCAGAACACATGAAGGGAAATTAGTTATTTTTGGTGTTGAAAACGCTATTGAGAGCGTAGAAGATGTAGGCAATGTGATTGTTGCGCAATATATGGGATCTCCGATTTACCTTAAAGATGTGGCCGCTGTAACCAAGGGCATAGATATTCAAAATTTCAAAGAAGCCAAAATACTGTATAAAACAGAAGCAGGCGGTGCGAAAATAACTTCTCTAGCAAAGCAGATTACGCTTACTGTAGCAAAACTGGCGGGGACAAATGCCGTTTTTGTTTCAGAGGATGTGGTGAAAGTACTCAAGGCGCATGAAAAAGAATTTTCTGATGCGGGAATAGGATATCTGGTCACCAGAAACTATGGACACAGGGCAAATGAAGCAGTAAATGAGCTTATGCATCACTTGATTATTACTATTTTTATTATTGCTTTTATGTTGGTATTTGCACTGGGATGGAGAGAGTCTTTGATTGTAACATTTACAGTACCGGCCATTTTGGCAATTACTCTTTTTATCGCCTATTTATCGGGACAAACGATTAACAGAATTACCCTTTTTGCTTTTCTCCTTTCATTGGGATTATTGGTAGATGCCGCTATTATTGTGATTGAAAATATACATAGACATTTACACAGCCATGAAGCAGAGAGCAAGGAGATGGATGAATTGCTGATAGAGGCAACCGATGAGATCGGTGCACCGACAAATATAGCGACTTTGGCAATTATTTTAACGATGGTTCCAATGGCATTTGTTGGCGGAATGATGGGTTCTTTTATGAAGCCTATCCCGTATAATGTTCCTGTTGCTTTGCTTGCGTCACTGGGAGTGGCTTATATTTTTACACCTTATTTGAGTTTAAAGCTTCTTAAAAAACCAAAAGCAGGAGACAATCATCATAAAATACAAGAAAACAAAGGAGAAGATCAATGA
- a CDS encoding efflux transporter periplasmic adaptor subunit, translated as MKKIILMSALVFLATVVQAVEINLSGSVISDNQKMITSRYMGYVKNMAVSEGEIVKKGQLLYEIDSIEIEAAERQVDLAISQARLALQMNANQYNNVLTNLARHERLYAKKMVSKYELETLQLAAKNLQDMVKIAQEQVQQALAKKDEVLNQYNYLKVQAPNAGVIVSKKLNEGEMAIPGMPAVVLTDLSKLKILAEISETDLKYIELGKEVSIEIPSIGLKTIGKISSIIPSSNPMTHKFTIKMTFDLQEQSVYPGMYAKVMING; from the coding sequence ATGAAAAAAATAATTTTAATGTCGGCTTTGGTCTTCTTGGCAACGGTTGTGCAGGCCGTGGAGATTAATTTGAGCGGGAGTGTGATTTCAGACAATCAAAAAATGATCACAAGCCGATATATGGGGTATGTAAAAAATATGGCAGTATCCGAAGGCGAAATTGTCAAAAAAGGGCAGCTGCTTTATGAAATCGACTCCATAGAGATAGAAGCGGCAGAACGACAGGTTGATTTAGCTATATCCCAAGCTAGGCTCGCCTTACAAATGAACGCAAATCAATACAATAATGTACTTACCAATCTTGCAAGGCATGAAAGGCTTTATGCAAAAAAAATGGTTTCAAAGTATGAACTTGAAACGTTGCAGCTTGCAGCAAAAAATCTTCAAGATATGGTGAAGATCGCACAAGAGCAGGTCCAGCAGGCTTTGGCTAAAAAAGATGAAGTTTTAAATCAGTACAACTACCTTAAAGTGCAAGCGCCCAATGCAGGAGTGATTGTCTCCAAAAAACTCAATGAAGGAGAGATGGCGATACCGGGTATGCCTGCGGTGGTGCTTACGGATTTGAGCAAACTAAAAATCCTCGCAGAGATAAGCGAAACCGATCTAAAATATATCGAACTCGGCAAAGAAGTTTCTATCGAGATTCCTTCTATCGGATTGAAAACTATCGGCAAAATCAGTTCTATTATTCCAAGCTCCAATCCTATGACGCATAAATTTACAATCAAGATGACTTTCGATTTACAAGAACAATCCGTTTATCCCGGCATGTATGCAAAAGTCATGATAAATGGTTAG
- a CDS encoding transporter, whose product MKRYLIFLLAIPLFAGMEHLSLQQALDMLKKNNLELKISQFESQMKMYEAKAAKGHNYGTLDATVSAMRSNDAGNVFGFKLQSREADFGDFGADEFMNNFGNCQGGDMQACEDMYNKPPSSLNYPEARNHYQTKLSYMLPLYTGGKLTEYGRITQSLYRMSQYDTQKLLNEKIFQTKKAFYDISLVENYIYNLSKIMQNIDKLEDVVRSMHKEGYAQNIDVLEVEARKAEAQSMLNQAKLNKDLAYQFLSFLLNTEVSSIRKIDEMAPMPRINVAEIESNNIDIQKALLGLQITQMALNVEKSNFLPTVGAFAEYGSADNRLWNEFLDKDAYTFGVQFKWNLFNGGVDAANLEKAKVNYLKVQDQVALAKSGIALQVKKLQTEILSKSSDVKNYKKQLSFAKKVYENYHARYKEGLVSISDLLMKQSKELEMLLKLLTVENERNTKIFELNSILNAGENV is encoded by the coding sequence ATGAAAAGGTATTTGATCTTTTTGCTTGCGATACCGCTTTTTGCCGGTATGGAACATTTAAGTTTACAGCAGGCGCTGGACATGCTAAAAAAGAACAACCTGGAGTTGAAAATCTCACAGTTTGAATCCCAAATGAAAATGTATGAAGCCAAAGCGGCCAAAGGGCACAACTACGGAACGCTTGATGCCACCGTATCGGCTATGCGGTCCAATGACGCGGGCAATGTATTTGGGTTTAAGCTGCAAAGCCGTGAAGCAGATTTTGGAGATTTTGGTGCAGATGAATTTATGAATAATTTTGGAAATTGTCAAGGTGGGGATATGCAAGCATGTGAAGATATGTACAATAAGCCACCCAGTAGTTTAAATTATCCCGAAGCGCGCAATCACTACCAAACCAAACTCTCCTACATGTTGCCCCTTTATACCGGCGGCAAATTGACCGAATACGGACGTATTACCCAGTCGCTTTACCGTATGAGCCAATATGATACTCAGAAACTTCTCAATGAAAAAATATTTCAAACCAAAAAAGCATTTTATGATATCTCTTTGGTTGAAAACTATATTTACAATCTTTCAAAGATCATGCAAAATATCGATAAACTCGAAGACGTCGTAAGATCTATGCATAAAGAAGGGTATGCACAAAATATTGATGTGCTTGAAGTCGAAGCACGCAAAGCAGAAGCGCAAAGTATGCTCAATCAGGCAAAACTCAACAAAGATCTGGCCTATCAGTTTCTCTCTTTTTTACTCAATACGGAAGTTAGTTCTATAAGAAAAATTGATGAGATGGCGCCTATGCCTCGAATCAATGTTGCTGAAATCGAATCAAACAATATTGATATCCAAAAAGCATTATTGGGACTGCAAATTACCCAGATGGCACTTAATGTGGAAAAATCAAATTTCCTTCCTACGGTTGGTGCATTTGCAGAATATGGAAGCGCCGACAATAGATTGTGGAATGAATTTTTAGACAAAGATGCCTACACATTTGGTGTGCAGTTTAAATGGAATTTGTTTAACGGAGGAGTAGATGCCGCCAATCTCGAAAAAGCAAAGGTCAACTATCTCAAAGTGCAAGATCAGGTGGCTTTAGCTAAAAGCGGTATTGCCTTGCAGGTAAAAAAATTACAAACCGAAATTTTAAGCAAATCCTCTGATGTCAAGAATTACAAAAAACAGCTAAGTTTTGCAAAAAAAGTGTACGAAAACTATCATGCCCGATATAAAGAGGGATTGGTTTCAATTTCGGATTTATTGATGAAGCAATCCAAAGAGCTTGAGATGCTGCTTAAGCTCTTGACCGTTGAAAATGAGCGCAATACCAAGATTTTTGAATTAAACAGCATCTTAAATGCAGGAGAGAATGTATGA